The following proteins are encoded in a genomic region of Ammospiza caudacuta isolate bAmmCau1 chromosome 3, bAmmCau1.pri, whole genome shotgun sequence:
- the SNX5 gene encoding sorting nexin-5 has product MALLRGDSQDKLRSVSVDLNVDPSLQIDIPDALSEKDRVKFTVHTKTTLPAFQSPEFSVTRQHEDFVWLHDTLTETEEYAGLIIPPAPSKPDFDGPREKMQKLGEGEVSMTKEEFAKMKQELEAEYLAVFKKTVSSHEIFLQRIASHPVLSKDRNFHVFLEYDQDLSVRRKNTKEMFGGFLKSVVKSADEVLFSSVKEVEDFFEQEKTFLVNYYNRIKDACAKADKMTRSHKNVADDYIYTSACLNSLALEEPTVIKKYLLKVAELFEKLRKVESRVSSDEDLKLSELLRYYMLNIEAAKDLLYRRTRALVDYENSNKALDKARLKSKDVRLAEAHQQDCCQKFEKISESAKQELMSFKQKRIAAFRKNLIEMAELEIKHAKNNVSLLQSCIDLFKN; this is encoded by the exons ATGGCTCTGCTCCGTGGGGACTCGCAGGACAAG CTGAGGTCTGTATCTGTAGACCTGAATGTTGATCCTTCTCTCCAAATTGACATCCCTGATGCCCTAAGTGAAAAGGACAGAGTGAAGTTCACTGTGCACACTAAG ACTACACTGCCAGCTTTTCAAAGCCCTGAGTTTTCAGTTACAAGGCAGCACGAAGACTTTGTGTGGTTACATGATACACTCACTGAAACTGAGGAGTATGCAGGACTCATT ATACCTCCAGCACCTTCAAAGCCTGACTTTGATGGTCCCAGAGAGAAGATGCAGAagctgggggaaggagaggtGTCCATGACAAAAGAAGAGTTTGCCAAAATGAAGCAAGAGCTGGAAGC TGAATACCTCGCTGTCTTCAAGAAAACTGTCTCGTCACATGAGATCTTCCTGCAGAGGATTGCTTCTCATCCTGTGCTCAGCAAGGACCGCaatttccatgttttcctgGAGTATGACCAGGAC CTGAGTGTGCGGAGGAAAAACACTAAAGAGATGTTTGgtggctttttaaaaagtgtagTAAAGAGTGCTGATGAGGTCCTCTTCTCTTCAGTCAAG GAAGTAGAAGATTTTTTTGAGCAAGAGAAGACTTTTCTTGTGAACTACTACAACAGAATCAAGGATGCATGTGCAAAAGCAGATAAGATGACAAGATCTCATAAAA ATGTTGCAGATGACTATATTTATACTTCAGCCTGTTTGAACAGCCTGGCATTAGAAGAGCCTACAGTTATCAAAAA GTACTTGTTGAAAGTTGCAGAGCTCTTTGAGAAACTCAGG AAGGTAGAGAGTAGAGTTTCATCTGATGAAGACTTAAAGCTCTCTGAACTGTTGAGATACTACATGCTCAATATAGAAGCTGCTAAG gATCTGCTGTACAGGCGAACCCGGGCTCTTGTTGACTATGAGAACTCGAACAAAGCTCTAGACAAAGCCAGACTAAAGAGCAAGGACGTCAGGCTGGCTGAGGCACATCAACAGGATTGCTGTCAGAAGTTTGAAAAGATTTCAGAATCTGCTAAACAAG AACTGATGAGCTTCAAACAGAAGAGAATAGCAGCATTCCGTAAAAACTTAATTGAAATGGCAGAACTGGAAATAAAACACGCAAAG
- the MGME1 gene encoding mitochondrial genome maintenance exonuclease 1, with product MQFLQLLARKPGSLEVLFQIPFCQKQFPYLCLSTSACVYSKKKKGNSYDQVDQEKYKNLVHSVISYKTSAQTPETILEEDNLLYGPPAKHTPPIKAGTRTPKNWVPLINPSKRILPASSDSKVPMKIRLQRAKLPSVTRILQQTLSPQQVFYLEKWKQKMIEELGKEGFEEYTKNLFLQGELFHSALESIFLSGETAAREQGEDDAVAGYLSSVEGVLEDISEVKALESGVHHESLQYLGLVDCVAKYQGQLCVIDWKTSEKPKPFLQNTYDNPLQVAAYIGAINHDANYNFQVRCGLVVVAYKDGSPAHPHFMDPDLCSQYWNKWLLRLEEYRDKTDPR from the exons ATGCAATTCCTacagctcctggccaggaaGCCAGGGAGCCTGGAAGTGCTTTTTCAAATACCATTTTGCCAAAAGCAATTCCCATACTTGTGTCTGTCTACCTCTGCCTGTGTttacagcaaaaagaaaaaagggaacagTTATGACCAAGTTGAccaagaaaaatacaagaactTGGTCCACTCTGTTATATCTTACAAAACCAGTGCCCAAACCCCAGAGACAATACTTGAGGAAGACAATTTGTTATATGGGCCACCAGCTAAACACACACCTCCAATTAAAGCTGGGACAAGAACTCCCAAGAATTGGGTTCCTTTAATAAACCCCAGCAAGAGAATTCTTCCTGCCAGCAGTGACTCAAAGGTGCCCATGAAAATCAGGCTGCAAAGAGCGAAGCTGCCCAGCGTTACCCGCATCCTTCAGCAAACCCTCTCTCCCCAGCAAGTCTTCTATCTGGAAAAATGGAAGCAGAAGATGATAGAGGAGCTTGGAAAAGAGGGATTTGAAGAGTACACCAAAA ATCTTTTTCTCCAGGGGGAGCTCTTCCATTCAGCTTTGGAATCAATATTCCTGTCTGGAGAgacagcagccagggagcaggGTGAAGATGATGCGGTGGCTGGCTACCTATCCAGTGTGGAAGGTGTCTTGGAGGACATCAGCGAGGTGAAGGCTCTGGAGAGCGGAGTTCACCACGAGAGCCTGCAGTACCTGGGCCTGGTCGACTGCGTGGCCAAGTATCA GGGCCAGCTGTGTGTGATCGACTGGAAAACTTCAGAGAAGCCAAAACCATTTCTGCAGAATACTTATGACAACCCATTACAGGTTGCAGCATATATTGGAGCCATAAATCATGATGCCAACTATAACTTCCAG GTTCGCTGTGGGCTCGTGGTGGTTGCCTACAAGGATGGATCCCCGGCACACCCGCATTTCATGGACCCTGACCTGTGCTCTCAGTACTGGAACAAGTGGCTCTTGCGCCTGGAGGAGTACAGGGACAAAACTGACCCACGCTGA